A part of Halobacillus shinanisalinarum genomic DNA contains:
- a CDS encoding bifunctional adenosylcobinamide kinase/adenosylcobinamide-phosphate guanylyltransferase has product MDFVTGGAYNGKLDWVIENYDSDYTILKEDQQSGSVDTPLLIVDKLENRIYNYLSNQGEEGEKWQKYYDTLMKWEQTLTSRQLVIIGTDITGGIVPMDKQNRLWRDKTGFFYQQLTKDAQRVFRVWFGIPQQLK; this is encoded by the coding sequence ATGGATTTTGTCACAGGTGGAGCATATAACGGGAAGCTAGACTGGGTGATTGAGAATTATGATAGCGATTACACGATTTTAAAGGAGGACCAGCAGTCTGGATCTGTTGATACACCTCTTCTGATTGTAGATAAGCTTGAAAATAGGATTTATAACTACTTGAGCAACCAAGGGGAAGAGGGTGAAAAGTGGCAGAAATATTATGATACCTTAATGAAATGGGAACAAACTCTTACATCAAGACAGCTCGTAATTATAGGGACAGATATCACAGGAGGGATCGTCCCTATGGATAAGCAGAACCGATTATGGAGAGATAAGACAGGATTTTTTTATCAGCAATTAACAAAGGATGCCCAGAGAGTATTCCGAGTGTGGTTCGGAATCCCTCAACAACTAAAATAG
- a CDS encoding histidine phosphatase family protein — MVHRLVMYLIRHGETRSNVQRRYIGWRNQEMSEQGRKQVDFLKKRLPELPKIYASDLDRCSETASILSSSVETTKKLREYNFGDFDGGTYEELKEGIHYKQWLNNMEKVTPPNGESFVDFKGRVLRFADQILGYQRNLEEPIVVVTHGGVIRIMLHHWSKESNSMWDWPIAPGEAYKILLEKEREQWILSQVEHITGS; from the coding sequence ATGGTTCATCGTTTGGTTATGTATTTGATTCGTCACGGGGAAACCCGCTCAAATGTACAAAGACGTTATATTGGTTGGAGAAATCAGGAAATGTCTGAACAAGGGCGAAAGCAAGTTGACTTTTTAAAAAAGCGTCTTCCTGAACTTCCAAAAATCTATGCTAGTGACCTTGATCGTTGTAGCGAGACAGCATCTATCCTCTCCTCATCTGTTGAAACGACAAAGAAGCTACGCGAGTATAACTTTGGTGATTTTGATGGTGGGACATACGAAGAGTTAAAGGAGGGAATTCACTATAAGCAGTGGCTGAACAACATGGAAAAGGTCACCCCACCTAATGGGGAGAGTTTTGTTGATTTCAAAGGTCGCGTTCTTCGCTTTGCTGACCAAATCCTTGGTTATCAACGCAATTTAGAAGAGCCGATTGTCGTCGTAACTCATGGAGGGGTGATACGTATTATGCTCCATCATTGGTCAAAGGAATCAAATTCTATGTGGGATTGGCCGATAGCACCGGGAGAGGCTTACAAAATTCTACTGGAGAAGGAGAGGGAGCAATGGATTTTGTCACAGGTGGAGCATATAACGGGAAGCTAG
- the cobS gene encoding adenosylcobinamide-GDP ribazoletransferase yields MKNFGLGGLFALQFFSVFPIRKGIEPNTAVVRSCLMWLPILGLVIGGSNAFIFYGLSSLTTMSLVSLTVFALMIPAVWSGGLHLDGLMDTGDAFFSYQDQQKRLEVMQDPRTGAFGVLVLLAVLILRFVFMYESFLGNFSMLWFILLIPFLSRCVMVLMLGHAPSARQRGLSHFFKNHYSHSVTVWVLSLMLVVSIVMAFLSWSHFSVSLSAVLAAMIGIWGIRRWAVRSFGGITGDVCGATLEGMETYLWFIVWLCI; encoded by the coding sequence ATGAAAAATTTTGGATTGGGTGGATTATTTGCCTTGCAATTCTTCTCTGTGTTTCCTATCCGAAAAGGCATCGAACCGAACACGGCTGTCGTTCGCAGTTGTCTTATGTGGCTGCCAATACTAGGGCTGGTAATCGGAGGGTCTAATGCGTTTATTTTCTATGGACTCTCCTCTCTAACAACTATGAGTCTAGTTAGTTTAACTGTTTTTGCGTTGATGATTCCGGCCGTATGGAGTGGGGGTCTTCATCTTGACGGCTTAATGGATACAGGGGATGCCTTCTTCTCCTATCAGGACCAGCAAAAGCGCTTGGAAGTGATGCAGGATCCTCGGACAGGAGCCTTCGGAGTATTGGTTTTACTGGCCGTGTTGATTCTCCGTTTTGTATTCATGTATGAATCGTTTCTTGGTAATTTCTCAATGCTCTGGTTTATTTTATTGATTCCCTTTTTATCAAGATGTGTGATGGTGTTGATGTTAGGACATGCCCCTTCAGCAAGGCAGAGGGGCCTAAGCCATTTCTTTAAAAATCACTATAGTCACAGTGTGACGGTTTGGGTTCTTAGTCTCATGCTTGTGGTGAGTATTGTGATGGCCTTCCTCTCTTGGAGTCACTTTTCCGTCAGCTTATCAGCGGTTTTAGCTGCTATGATCGGAATTTGGGGGATTCGTAGATGGGCGGTACGTTCGTTTGGTGGAATAACAGGTGATGTTTGCGGCGCAACACTTGAAGGAATGGAGACATATTTATGGTTCATCGTTTGGTTATGTATTTGA
- a CDS encoding cobyric acid synthase has product MRGVMIQGTASNVGKSWIATGLCRLLVCRGLAIAPFKSQNMSNNSYITRNGEEIGRAQGVQAEAAFVEATVDMNPILLKPTSDQRSEVIIHGVSQAAWSGSEYRTHWYEQGKQAIKQSVQRLEQDYDALVIEGAGSPVEVNLNDRELVNMSIADLINVPVILVADIDRGGVFASIVGTLELLPEKHRERIKGLIINKFRGERALFESGIEWIENYTGIPVLGVLPHLEDHGIEGEDSLTIQSTPAKREKSLDIAVIHWPYLSNETDISPLTQEQDVSIRYVRSVDQLGKPDALILPGTRSTIEDYLACEEKGLTEAIGAYAERGGVIVGICGGYQILSDVMYRHEADKDGVQGIGIFPLSTTFVKNKQTIRVSGHIHEASGYSLVPMSGYEIHLGRTAGSIKYPFLQLNDGPEGISLDQGRLIGTYLHDCFHNDEWRTEWLNRLRRKSGLSEQVMTDTGGRDERYERLAKHLETYLDTEKIIQMIEESAP; this is encoded by the coding sequence ATGAGGGGAGTCATGATCCAAGGGACAGCATCAAATGTAGGGAAAAGTTGGATTGCAACTGGCTTATGCCGGCTGCTCGTTTGCCGTGGTCTAGCCATCGCTCCATTTAAATCGCAAAACATGTCAAATAACTCCTATATAACGAGGAATGGGGAAGAGATTGGTCGTGCTCAAGGAGTTCAGGCTGAGGCTGCTTTCGTTGAGGCAACCGTTGATATGAATCCCATCTTGTTAAAGCCGACAAGTGACCAGCGATCTGAAGTCATTATCCATGGAGTCAGTCAAGCTGCTTGGTCGGGATCAGAATACCGAACTCATTGGTATGAACAAGGGAAGCAGGCCATCAAGCAATCTGTTCAACGATTGGAGCAGGACTATGACGCGTTAGTGATCGAAGGAGCCGGCAGCCCTGTTGAGGTGAATTTAAATGATCGCGAATTGGTGAATATGTCGATCGCGGACTTGATCAATGTGCCAGTCATTCTAGTTGCTGATATTGACCGAGGCGGGGTGTTCGCCAGTATTGTTGGGACCCTGGAATTGTTGCCTGAGAAGCATCGGGAGCGTATTAAGGGATTAATTATTAACAAGTTTCGTGGTGAACGTGCTTTATTTGAAAGTGGAATAGAATGGATTGAAAACTATACAGGCATACCTGTTTTAGGTGTGCTGCCCCACTTAGAAGATCATGGTATTGAGGGAGAAGACTCATTAACGATCCAATCTACGCCAGCTAAAAGGGAAAAGTCCTTAGATATAGCTGTGATTCATTGGCCTTATTTATCGAATGAAACGGATATATCACCACTTACTCAAGAGCAGGATGTATCGATTCGTTACGTTCGCTCCGTTGATCAGCTTGGAAAACCAGATGCACTAATTTTACCAGGAACGCGAAGCACAATTGAAGACTACCTTGCATGTGAGGAAAAGGGACTGACAGAAGCGATCGGGGCTTATGCCGAGAGAGGAGGAGTGATCGTAGGGATTTGTGGTGGCTATCAGATTCTTTCTGATGTCATGTATCGCCATGAAGCTGATAAAGACGGTGTGCAAGGAATAGGGATATTTCCTCTCTCAACAACTTTTGTGAAAAACAAACAAACGATTCGTGTAAGCGGACATATTCATGAAGCAAGCGGTTATTCCCTTGTGCCCATGTCTGGCTATGAGATTCATCTTGGGCGAACGGCTGGATCTATCAAGTATCCGTTCCTTCAATTGAACGATGGACCTGAGGGAATCAGTCTTGATCAGGGGCGTTTGATTGGCACTTACCTTCATGATTGTTTTCATAATGATGAATGGAGAACGGAATGGTTGAATCGCTTGCGTAGAAAGTCGGGTTTATCCGAACAGGTAATGACTGATACAGGCGGTCGAGATGAGCGTTACGAACGTCTGGCTAAACATTTAGAAACCTATCTCGATACCGAAAAGATTATACAGATGATAGAGGAGAGCGCGCCATGA
- a CDS encoding bifunctional adenosylcobinamide kinase/adenosylcobinamide-phosphate guanylyltransferase, with translation MMIFVCGGVRSGKTSYAESCMLQSNLPHLHYVATGVVTDSEMQDRVTRHKKDRKQSGRSWQTWEQSTAIDQLSFTAEDAILIDCLTTWVTNEMMAQEGVHPDGMVTFLMNQLARLITGAGEVYIVSNDLGRDLPSPYKMVRDYLYILNSIHRYVVGKSDKAIEVVFGWPFFHKGVEA, from the coding sequence ATGATGATCTTTGTCTGTGGAGGTGTAAGGAGTGGGAAGACGAGTTATGCGGAGAGTTGTATGTTGCAATCAAATCTGCCACACCTCCACTATGTGGCAACGGGGGTGGTGACAGATTCAGAAATGCAAGACCGTGTAACCCGCCACAAAAAGGACCGCAAGCAAAGCGGGCGGTCCTGGCAAACGTGGGAACAGTCGACAGCCATTGATCAGCTTTCATTTACAGCGGAAGACGCCATCCTGATCGACTGTTTAACTACATGGGTCACAAATGAAATGATGGCTCAGGAGGGTGTGCATCCGGATGGTATGGTTACTTTTCTCATGAATCAGCTGGCCCGTTTAATCACAGGTGCTGGGGAAGTATATATTGTTTCCAATGACCTTGGCCGTGATCTGCCTTCACCTTATAAAATGGTTCGTGACTATCTATACATTCTTAATTCCATACATAGATACGTTGTTGGGAAATCAGATAAGGCGATTGAAGTGGTATTTGGTTGGCCGTTTTTTCATAAGGGGGTAGAAGCATGA
- a CDS encoding pyridoxal phosphate-dependent aminotransferase gives MKWPSHGANPQYLTDPLQLSEVTYDFSVNVNPLGPPSWLREKWGDFFELITNYPDPFAEDLRRTIALQEGISEKQILVGNGASELLTLIGREFAGKHLLIVEPTFSEYRMIAEMNGCIVESIFLTESEGWELPLERLKSKLTGVDLVMICNPNNPTGVAYKQSKLVELLNELEKREVSLLIDEAFYDFVQNEPSLIQQINKSSHLIILRSLTKMYAIPGLRIGYLAGSEAIVQKLASHQPTWSVNALAQDIAKGCIKDHSYRQQTRDLIQAERERIFLRLKELAFTVSKSDVNYYLLGGYPSLSDTLLPFLLKNRLAVRHTHNFPGLNGDYVRLAIRTPRENDCLLDLLKRWVQT, from the coding sequence TTGAAGTGGCCGTCACATGGAGCTAACCCGCAATATTTAACGGACCCCTTACAGCTGTCAGAGGTGACCTATGATTTTAGTGTGAATGTGAATCCGTTAGGACCTCCGTCTTGGCTGCGGGAGAAGTGGGGAGATTTTTTCGAACTCATCACGAACTATCCAGATCCCTTTGCTGAAGATCTCCGTCGTACGATTGCTTTACAAGAAGGAATTTCGGAAAAGCAAATTCTCGTTGGGAATGGTGCGTCGGAACTGCTTACATTAATAGGGCGAGAGTTTGCTGGCAAACATCTATTGATTGTTGAGCCGACTTTTTCTGAATATCGAATGATTGCCGAGATGAATGGTTGTATAGTCGAATCTATCTTTCTAACCGAGTCGGAAGGATGGGAACTGCCTTTAGAACGGCTCAAATCTAAGCTTACTGGTGTAGACCTTGTGATGATCTGTAATCCAAATAACCCAACAGGCGTTGCCTACAAACAAAGTAAGTTAGTCGAATTGTTGAATGAGCTTGAAAAGAGAGAAGTCTCTCTTCTAATCGATGAAGCGTTTTATGATTTTGTTCAAAACGAACCGTCCCTAATTCAGCAAATAAACAAGTCATCTCACCTTATCATTTTGCGTTCGCTGACGAAGATGTACGCTATCCCAGGGTTAAGGATCGGTTATCTAGCCGGGTCGGAAGCTATCGTTCAGAAGTTAGCTTCCCATCAGCCGACATGGAGTGTAAATGCTTTGGCTCAAGACATTGCTAAGGGTTGTATCAAGGATCATTCCTACCGTCAACAAACAAGAGACTTGATTCAAGCTGAGAGAGAGCGGATTTTCCTTAGGCTTAAGGAGCTTGCATTTACTGTGTCAAAAAGCGACGTAAACTACTATTTATTAGGAGGATATCCTTCTTTAAGTGATACCTTGCTTCCTTTTCTGTTGAAAAATCGATTGGCTGTTCGTCATACACATAATTTCCCTGGATTAAATGGGGATTACGTGCGTCTGGCGATTCGAACGCCACGGGAGAATGACTGCTTGCTTGACCTCCTAAAAAGGTGGGTGCAAACATGA
- the cbiB gene encoding adenosylcobinamide-phosphate synthase CbiB — protein sequence MEHLIALTAALLLDLWLGDPRWLPHPVRMMGSLIHFLESRGNKGSLRRFKGVAMVLIVCSVVFVITWSITALGYHVHVGLGVVLESFFIWTTISLKGLKEASMNVYTPLTESDYTRARQHLSMIVGRDTEHLDESELARGAIETVAENTSDGITAPLFFALLGGAPLAMLYRAVNTCDSMVGYRHDRFYHFGWASARLDDVLNWVPARLTSMLLLLLEKSTFQTKREAITLLVHHSKRHPSPNSGWGEAAFAILMGIQLGGENRYFGEVSMRPTIGIPFEKMDAEHIKTAHHFMVRATLYMTLLLWIGGAGIEVAVTWS from the coding sequence ATCGAACACCTCATTGCTTTAACTGCAGCGCTTTTACTAGATCTATGGCTTGGGGATCCACGCTGGCTGCCACATCCCGTCCGCATGATGGGAAGCTTGATTCATTTTCTTGAAAGCAGGGGGAATAAAGGGAGTCTTCGCCGCTTCAAAGGGGTGGCTATGGTTCTCATTGTGTGCAGTGTTGTTTTCGTGATTACATGGTCTATTACTGCACTCGGCTATCACGTTCATGTTGGGCTGGGAGTGGTCTTGGAGTCCTTCTTTATTTGGACAACGATCTCTTTAAAGGGCTTGAAAGAAGCATCGATGAATGTATATACCCCGTTAACAGAGTCCGACTATACTCGAGCACGTCAGCATTTATCCATGATTGTCGGAAGGGATACCGAACATTTAGATGAATCTGAGTTGGCGAGAGGTGCGATTGAGACGGTTGCCGAAAATACGAGTGATGGCATTACGGCACCCCTTTTCTTTGCTCTTTTAGGTGGGGCTCCTTTAGCTATGCTTTATCGTGCCGTGAATACGTGTGACTCAATGGTCGGATACCGACATGATCGATTCTACCATTTTGGATGGGCGTCGGCCCGATTGGATGATGTGCTGAACTGGGTTCCGGCCCGACTGACATCGATGTTACTTTTGTTATTAGAGAAGAGTACTTTTCAAACGAAAAGAGAAGCGATTACTTTGTTAGTTCATCATTCAAAGCGTCATCCGAGCCCGAACAGCGGATGGGGTGAAGCAGCTTTTGCTATTTTAATGGGGATTCAGTTAGGCGGTGAAAATCGCTATTTCGGTGAAGTATCTATGCGTCCTACAATTGGGATTCCCTTTGAGAAAATGGACGCTGAGCATATTAAAACAGCCCATCACTTTATGGTGCGAGCTACACTTTATATGACTCTATTGTTATGGATAGGAGGTGCAGGCATTGAAGTGGCCGTCACATGGAGCTAA
- a CDS encoding adenosylcobinamide amidohydrolase: MIQVTNMTGGYETKPIVDHVDFQVNRGEFFGVVGPNGSGKTTLFKLMSGILPLWEGEVVIDRKPLGHYPRKQLARKVATLPQVQQSFFSYNVYETVMMGRYAYQSGFFKQPTERDKEVVEHVLKQTGLTEMMSLPLNHLSGGERQRVYLAQALVQEPDVLLLDEPTNHLDFSYQKQLLDELKQLSLTSHLTVVSIFHDLNIASLYCDRLLLIDQGQITQIGKPEEVMQKPLLERVYHSSIDVHANPTLSSPQMNLLPDYFLDKTRAAITPALVEATEEKIVVRTPQLLKTFSSAVKGGGFGWYRNFINYHVDKSFNCESPSQFMIEKCQQWELTEHDTLAMITAAHLSDYSERFFLGDGVSILILVTAGLGNAVDVVHGDKRVEADQPGTVNTWVFIDGHLSEQAFIQGIVTATEAKTKAFSTCGIKDSLTNTEATGTSTDSIMIASTQTERQLEYAGPITFLGSKIGQMIYEATKEAIERYLERMKPQ; this comes from the coding sequence ATGATTCAAGTAACCAATATGACGGGTGGATATGAAACTAAGCCCATTGTTGATCATGTCGATTTTCAAGTCAATCGTGGTGAGTTTTTTGGTGTGGTTGGTCCTAATGGAAGTGGAAAAACAACCTTATTTAAATTGATGAGTGGGATTCTTCCTCTATGGGAAGGGGAAGTGGTTATTGATCGGAAGCCCCTTGGTCATTACCCTCGTAAACAACTTGCTCGCAAGGTTGCGACATTGCCCCAGGTTCAGCAGAGCTTTTTTTCCTACAATGTCTACGAAACTGTGATGATGGGACGTTATGCCTATCAGTCAGGCTTTTTTAAGCAGCCGACGGAGCGGGATAAAGAAGTGGTTGAACATGTGTTAAAGCAAACTGGACTGACAGAAATGATGTCTCTCCCTCTCAATCATTTAAGTGGAGGGGAAAGACAACGTGTTTATCTGGCCCAAGCTCTGGTTCAGGAACCAGATGTTTTGCTGCTTGATGAGCCGACGAATCATCTCGACTTCAGTTATCAAAAACAGCTCTTGGATGAACTGAAACAGCTTTCGCTGACAAGCCATTTAACGGTCGTGTCGATTTTTCATGATTTAAATATAGCCAGTCTGTATTGTGACCGTCTGTTACTGATCGACCAAGGGCAGATCACTCAGATCGGCAAGCCAGAAGAAGTGATGCAAAAGCCTTTACTTGAGCGAGTCTATCATTCTTCGATTGATGTTCATGCTAATCCTACGTTATCAAGCCCCCAGATGAACTTGCTCCCGGATTATTTTTTAGACAAAACGAGGGCTGCTATTACACCTGCGCTTGTGGAAGCCACAGAGGAGAAGATTGTTGTAAGAACCCCCCAGTTGCTTAAAACTTTTTCTTCAGCGGTAAAGGGAGGGGGATTTGGCTGGTATCGTAACTTTATCAACTATCATGTTGATAAAAGCTTTAACTGTGAATCTCCTTCCCAATTCATGATAGAAAAATGTCAGCAGTGGGAGCTGACTGAACATGACACTTTAGCGATGATCACAGCAGCCCACCTGTCGGACTATTCGGAACGATTTTTCCTGGGAGACGGTGTTTCTATCCTGATTTTAGTTACAGCTGGGTTGGGTAATGCAGTAGATGTTGTCCATGGGGATAAACGAGTAGAGGCAGATCAGCCTGGGACGGTAAATACTTGGGTTTTCATCGATGGCCACCTATCTGAACAAGCATTTATTCAAGGAATCGTAACAGCGACGGAAGCGAAGACGAAAGCTTTTTCAACATGTGGAATTAAGGATTCGTTGACAAATACTGAAGCTACAGGGACGTCCACGGACAGCATTATGATTGCGAGCACTCAGACGGAGAGACAGCTGGAATATGCAGGACCGATTACCTTTCTCGGGAGCAAGATTGGGCAGATGATTTATGAGGCTACTAAGGAAGCCATTGAACGTTATTTGGAAAGAATGAAGCCTCAATGA
- a CDS encoding FecCD family ABC transporter permease, producing MNKPLAYIGSVIILVGAWLAGVAVGSVPIPLPVIIGAIAETISPYQSNIDPINISIIVDVRLPRVVLAGLVGASLAIAGASFQGLLQNPLADPYTLGVSSGASVGAVLVLFVGFSLPVFASFTLPIVSICTAVLTLLFVIGFARMLDRTLSIETLILTGIVMGSFLGSVISLMIALTGEELRQIVGWLLGSVAMRGWSHVGLLLPFFMVGVLLLMTQGQELNAMSLGEERAKQLGVPTEKRKSLILLAASILTGAAVAVSGTIGFVGLVVPHICRRVFGTDHRHLIPLSLINGATFLILADLVSRTIIAPAELPIGVITSLIGAPIFAFILYQQRKKGASV from the coding sequence ATGAATAAACCGTTAGCTTATATAGGAAGCGTAATCATTTTAGTAGGTGCATGGCTGGCAGGAGTGGCTGTTGGCAGTGTACCTATTCCGCTTCCTGTCATCATTGGGGCGATAGCAGAAACGATAAGTCCCTATCAATCAAATATTGATCCTATAAACATCAGTATTATTGTGGATGTTCGCTTGCCACGCGTCGTATTAGCTGGTTTAGTGGGTGCATCACTAGCTATAGCCGGGGCTTCTTTTCAAGGTCTACTACAAAATCCGCTAGCTGACCCTTATACCTTAGGTGTATCTTCGGGTGCGTCTGTCGGAGCAGTGTTGGTTCTGTTTGTGGGATTTTCTTTACCGGTTTTCGCCTCCTTCACACTCCCCATTGTCAGCATCTGCACGGCAGTCCTTACACTGCTCTTCGTTATTGGATTTGCACGCATGCTTGATCGAACACTTTCTATCGAGACGCTCATCTTGACAGGGATCGTCATGGGATCTTTTCTCGGCTCGGTTATTTCTCTCATGATTGCGCTTACAGGGGAGGAGCTTCGCCAAATTGTCGGCTGGCTCCTGGGAAGTGTAGCGATGCGGGGATGGAGTCACGTGGGGTTACTGCTCCCCTTTTTTATGGTTGGTGTACTGCTTCTTATGACTCAGGGGCAGGAATTAAATGCGATGTCGTTAGGCGAGGAACGGGCAAAGCAGCTGGGTGTTCCTACGGAGAAAAGAAAATCATTGATCTTATTAGCTGCTTCGATTTTAACTGGGGCGGCAGTTGCTGTATCAGGGACAATTGGTTTCGTCGGTCTAGTCGTTCCTCATATTTGCCGGAGGGTTTTTGGTACAGACCACCGGCATCTTATTCCACTGTCTTTGATTAATGGAGCGACGTTCTTAATTTTGGCAGACCTCGTTTCACGAACGATTATTGCCCCAGCTGAGTTGCCTATTGGGGTGATTACATCGCTGATAGGAGCACCGATTTTTGCTTTTATTCTTTACCAGCAGAGGAAAAAAGGGGCGAGTGTATGA